The Cervus canadensis isolate Bull #8, Minnesota chromosome 29, ASM1932006v1, whole genome shotgun sequence genome includes a window with the following:
- the LOC122430512 gene encoding 60S ribosomal protein L12-like, with amino-acid sequence MPPKFDPNEIKVVYLRCTGGEVGATSALAPKIGPLGLSPKKVGDDIAKATGDWKGLRITVKLTIQNRQAQIEVVPSASALIIKALKEPPRDRKKQKNIKHSGNITFDEIINIARQMRHRSLARELSGTIKEILGTAQSVGCNVDGRHPHDIIDDINSGAVECPAS; translated from the coding sequence ATGCCACCTAAGTTTGACCCCAACGAGATCAAAGTCGTGTACCTGAGGTGCACCGGTGGGGAAGTCGGTGCCACGTCTGCCCTGGCCCCCAAGATCGGCCCCTTGGGCCTGTCTCCAAAAAAGGTCGGTGATGACATAGCCAAGGCAACTGGTGATTGGAAGGGTCTGAGGATTACAGTGAAACTGACCATTCAGAACAGACAAGCCCAGATTGAGGTGgtaccttctgcttctgccctGATCATCAAAGCCCTCAAGGAACCACCAAGggacagaaagaagcagaaaaacattaAGCACAGTGGAAACATCACTTTTGATGAGATCATCAACATTGCCCGGCAGATGCGGCACCGGTCTCTAGCTAGAGAACTTTCTGGAACCATTAAAGAGATCCTGGGGACCGCCCAGTCTGTGGGCTGCAATGTTGATGGCCGCCACCCTCATGACATCATAGATGATATCAA